A window of the Ammoniphilus oxalaticus genome harbors these coding sequences:
- a CDS encoding DEAD/DEAH box helicase, producing the protein MIKFEDFNLNRNVLLSINDMGFEEPSPIQAEAIPLILEGNDVLGQAQTGTGKTAAFGIPIIERVTSEPRVQALVLTPTRELAIQVSGELRKIAKHKRTRTLPIYGGQSIGHQIRTLRQGVQVVIGTPGRILDHLRRRTLRLQDVSMVVLDEADEMLDMGFIEDIREILSHTPNTRQTMLFSATMPYEIKELTRRYMQNPQTVQVNRKEVTAPLIDQVYYKVLERNKLESLCRILDSEEIGLGIVFCRTKRGVDELTDALQERGYLADGLHGDLSQAQRDRVMKGFRDSTIELLVATDVAARGIDVGNVTHVINYDIPQDPESYVHRIGRTGRAGRKGIALTLVTPREMKQLMTIEKVTKTSLMPRPIPTLEEVAERQQLLWKDQIVSLLEEDVDLSLFLSVVEELKERFPLDKITAAALHVAFSSSFQGAGDEEVYNFGETGASKGMVRFFMNVGRNVDIKPQDFVKEISEMVGIPPKTVGRIDIFERFTFFEVTEDVAPFVYEALRQSRIKGARVNVEPAKPRGARS; encoded by the coding sequence ATGATAAAGTTTGAAGATTTTAATTTAAATAGGAATGTGCTGCTTTCAATTAACGATATGGGATTTGAAGAGCCGTCCCCTATTCAAGCGGAAGCGATTCCTTTAATTTTAGAAGGTAACGATGTGTTAGGTCAGGCTCAAACAGGTACAGGAAAGACAGCCGCGTTTGGGATTCCGATTATTGAACGAGTCACGAGTGAGCCACGCGTGCAAGCGCTCGTTCTAACGCCGACGAGGGAACTGGCGATTCAAGTTTCGGGCGAATTAAGAAAAATCGCGAAACACAAACGAACACGGACGTTGCCAATCTATGGCGGCCAATCGATCGGACACCAGATTCGAACGCTTCGTCAAGGGGTCCAAGTTGTGATTGGAACGCCAGGTCGGATTTTGGATCATTTGCGCAGACGGACATTACGCTTACAAGACGTGAGTATGGTTGTGCTGGATGAAGCGGATGAAATGTTGGATATGGGTTTTATTGAAGATATTAGAGAAATTTTATCTCATACGCCGAATACGCGACAGACGATGTTATTCTCGGCGACGATGCCTTATGAAATTAAAGAATTGACGCGTCGTTATATGCAGAATCCACAGACGGTTCAGGTCAATCGCAAAGAAGTGACCGCTCCGCTGATTGATCAAGTGTATTATAAAGTGTTGGAACGAAATAAATTAGAAAGCTTGTGCCGAATTTTAGACAGTGAAGAGATCGGCTTGGGGATTGTTTTTTGTCGCACAAAACGAGGTGTAGACGAACTGACCGACGCCTTACAGGAACGCGGCTATCTAGCAGATGGATTGCATGGAGATCTAAGTCAGGCCCAAAGAGACCGTGTAATGAAGGGGTTTCGCGACTCTACTATTGAGTTGCTTGTTGCGACGGACGTTGCCGCGAGAGGAATTGACGTTGGGAATGTGACGCATGTGATCAACTACGATATCCCGCAGGACCCGGAAAGCTACGTGCACCGAATTGGTCGCACAGGTCGGGCGGGACGCAAAGGGATCGCCTTGACACTCGTTACGCCGCGTGAAATGAAGCAGCTAATGACGATTGAAAAGGTTACGAAAACGTCACTTATGCCACGACCGATTCCGACATTGGAAGAAGTTGCTGAACGTCAACAATTGTTGTGGAAAGATCAAATTGTTTCCCTGCTTGAAGAAGATGTCGATCTCTCTTTATTTTTATCGGTTGTTGAAGAATTGAAAGAGAGATTCCCATTGGATAAAATTACAGCGGCTGCCCTGCATGTTGCTTTCTCTTCGTCCTTCCAAGGGGCGGGAGACGAAGAAGTTTATAATTTTGGAGAAACAGGGGCGAGCAAAGGGATGGTTCGCTTCTTCATGAATGTAGGGCGGAATGTTGACATTAAACCGCAAGATTTTGTGAAAGAAATTTCCGAAATGGTTGGGATTCCACCGAAAACGGTCGGGCGAATTGACATTTTTGAACGATTTACATTTTTTGAAGTAACGGAAGATGTTGCTCCATTTGTTTATGAGGCTTTGCGACAATCGCGCATTAAAGGAGCGCGTGTGAATGTTGAGCCAGCCAAACCAAGAGGGGCTAGATCATAA